TATCCCAAAAGAAAAGACACTCAAAAGGTGTCTTTTCTTCTTTTAATTAAAAAAACATTTTTCTTTTCCAAAGATTTTCTGTCTTGTTCTTAATTTTGTCAAAATCCTCATATAGCTATACAAAACATATATGCTATTATGTTTTTAAGAAACTATGTGTTCCCTTAACCCTGTATCCGACCCTGTATTTTTACAGGGTCTTTTTTTATTTTATTTACTTTCATTAGTTTATAAAAGTTAATACACACCCCATTTCAATTAAAATCGTTTAAATGTTAGTTAGAATTTGAAATGATAAATCTATTAGCTTTTTTGACAATTGTAATCTAATACTAGATTTCTAAATGTATACTACACTAAACATCAGTTAACACTATACACATAGTGTTAACTATCTTAATTGAATATTAGTAATAGTAAGTATAAAGATTATCAATTTACTATATCTTACATTTATGTAAAAATAGATGTATGTTAAGCTTTTTCAAAATCTTTCCCCTAATAAAGATTTGAAGTAGCATTTCATGATTCTCCTTACTGTTAATATGCCTTGAAAAAGAACCCAATAGGGTTCTTTTTCTTCTGATTACATCCTCAGTAATTACTTATTTAACATACAAAAAGGACTGACAATTACTTGCAATCCTTTTTACACCTTAATATACACTTGTATTAAGTACTTAACTCTTTATTTAGCATGCATTTAAACTAAACCAGTCATTATTATTTATATATAAAACACTTCAAAATTTAGAAATACACAATAATAAATCTTTCCCAGCTTCCAGCTACATAACTATTAGCTGTTAATTCTCTACCGCCATTTGCTGATATGAATCTACCATTACTTAGCGCTTGTAATACATATATCCTATTGTCTCCACCATTATATAAGATAAATTTTTCCCATGCCCCAATTGATGTACGATCTGCTACTACTCTACCATTTGGCTCAAACGAAACATACTTTCCATTACTTTTCGTTTTTAAAGCAAACGTATATAATTCTCCAGTCGGAATTAATTCGAATTTCTCCCATTTATTAACTGCACTAGGATTTGCTACCACATTTCCCGATGGCTCAGCAGAAACATATTGTAAATTTGCAGCTTGTATAGCAACAGTCCAACTTCCATTAAATAGACTCACACCTTTTAGTGAACCGGTATTTGATTGGTCGGCTGCCAATGCGCCATTCGATGGGGTTATCATCATTATCATTAGAACCATTGGCAAAACCATTAAAACTAACTTTTTAAAGATCTTATTACCATTTGCATGAGTTATGAACCTCTTCATTCCCATTCCTCTCTTAATATATATAGCACTCATATACATCATACTAAATATGTAAAAATTTGTAATAAATAAAGATCTTTATCAACAAATACCTTATTATTCTGTTTCTTTTTTCTCAAATTTATCATTTTCTAAAAACAAAAAAAGAATCCTTTATGGATTCTTTTTTGCCTTGCACTCTTTTTCAAATAGTGCATTTTTGCACCTACTTTTAGTATAACTTATAATTCCTATAAAATAAATAAGATTAAATAAAATTCACTTCTTTATTTTCATAAAACATCATACATACTCCTTCATAATTTTACAGATAAAATAGGGTATTTTAAAACTCATCTTTTGAACATTCCTTTAGTTGCTCCATAGCAATCTTTCGCGCATGTTCCTCACTATCTATCAAAGTCAATCCTTGTGATATATAACTCCAAAATTCATATCCACAATCCTCCATCCATCTATAAGCTTCTGTTATATATAGTCCATCTTTTCTTCTAATGATTTGAACCTTATAGTTTTTACTTGGAGAAAAAAACTCTTGTATAACCTGCTCCATTTATGAAATATCCTCCTTAAATCTATTTAAAATTATATTGTCACATAAACTCGTAATCGCAACCTCTTTTACGATAAATTACTGTAACTTTTTGAAAGGATAATATACCTTACATACTCCCATCATTTTCTTCCTGAACTACCCACTATAAATAATACAGTTTGTATCCTAGAAACCTCAAAAACATTAGGCTGTTACTTCTCTCTGTCGTTCAACATATTTCTACTACATATAATTAAATATTTTTTCAAAAACCACTTCATAAAAGAACATAAGTTCATTTATAATAATAAAAGGAACAAACGTTCTTATTTTTATTAGGAGGAGTTATAGTGTATGACTATTCAATTTTACCGAATAGAATCATTTTATGTGTTGATCTTCGTAGCTTTTATGCTTCTGTTAGTTGCATCAAAATGGGATTAGACCCACTTCATACAAAATTAGCTGTAGTTGGTGATATGAATAGGAATGGATCCATTGTTTTAGCCGCAACTCCACCTTTAAAAGCAATGGGAGTAAAGAAGTTGGCAAGGCTATACGAGATTCCTCGACAAAAAGATATTCTTATTGTGAATCCAATTATGGGAACCTATATTAAGTGCTCCAATTACATAACGAAGTTAGCTCTACAATATGTTCCTATTGAAGACTTTCATCAATATAGCATCGATGAATTTTTTATGGATATTACCGATAGCATCCATCTATTTGCTCGGAATCCAAATGAATTTGCATTACAGTTTAAACGTGAAATATATGAACACACACGAATTGAATGCACAATCGGGATTGCACCTAACCTATTGATGAGTAAGGTTGCTTTAGATATTGAAGCAAAGAAAAATAAAGACGGAGTCGCTTATTGGACATACGAAGATATACCTACAAAATTATGGAGCATACGACCGCTTAGTAAGTTTTGGGGGATTTCGCATAAAACAGAAACAAAATTAAATCAAAAAGGAATACATTCAATTGGTGATTTAGCTAATTATCCTCTTAAATATTTAAAACAAAGTTTCGGCGTGATTGGCGAAGAATTACACTTACATAGTAACGGGATTGATTTTAGTCGAATTTCAGAGAAATATGTTCCGGTTACAACTTCTATAGGAAAAAGCCAAATTTTAATGCGTGATTATACAATAGAAGAATTTCCGATTATCCTACTGGAACATACCGAAGAAGTTTGCTATCGATTAAGACAACAAAACAAACTTGCTCAAACCGTTCAATTTTCAATTGGATATAGTAAAAGTTATTCGGGTGGCTTTAGCAAAACACATACCTTAAGCCGTCCCACTAACTTAACCATGGACATTTATCAAGTTTGTCTATATTTTCTAAATCAACAATATACTGGAGAACCAATTAGAAGTATTACTATTTCTCTAACAAAACTAATTGGTGAAGGAGAAGAACAAATTTCCCTTTTTGATAACATCATACAACGAGAAAAAGAAATAAAGCTAACGAAAGTAATGGATGAAATACGCACAAAGTTTGGAAAAAATAGCATATTAAGAGGAATTTCCTATACAAATAATGCAACAGCAAGATACAGAAACACACTGTTAGGGGGACACAAAGCATGAACAACGCTAATATGCCAAAAGGTAGAGGAATGATAAAATGGACGCCGTTTGCAGCAATGCCAGAACAATTCGTCGGAATACGTGAAATGATCAAAGAGAAAACTAAAGTAGCACGTCCCATTTTAACCTCTGAAGAGAAAGAATTGATTGAGAACATGTTACTATGTTCGTTACTTTCTGAAGAAGAGATATTAATTACATATTATGAAGATGGTTATTTACTCACCAACTATATGACCGTTATCGATATATATCCATTACATAGCTCTATCATATGTACTGATGCTTTCTATAATAAGATGACAATACAATTTTCAAATATAATAGACGTAAAATAGATTTAGGTGATTATCTTTGGAGTAGTATAAAGGAGCATATAAAATGCAAGGGAATCAGATAAGAAAGAATATAGCGAGAACCATTATTCATAATGATATAAATAACTATCCCTATTTAAATATACCTATGATTATCAATGAGAAAGATGGAATAACTTACGAGGTTTTAAGCGCTGGTTTTCATAATAATGATGCAGTAGCGATGGTAACGACAGATGGTTTCGCTACAACTAGGGTAAATACACCGATTGTAACAGTAAAAAACAATGATGGTAGTATCCAAGCATTCCGCTTACCTTTAGAATTGGAATATTGGGTACTTTCATGTATGTGTGCTGCTTCAACAGGGAGAAATCCGTTCCCATGTAAAGTTGCTTTTGGAATCATTGATACTAAATTTCATGTCGAATTCAAGTGAAAAAGGAGCAAATTAATTTGCTCCTTTTATCATTATAAGATTTTTAACTTCTATCCTTAAACACACTATCTAGGATTCTATCCTAGATTCTGAACTTATATCTTAAATCCACCAATTAATTCTTGAAGTTCTTCGGCCGTCTGTGCTAATTGTATTGCTGAAGAATTTATCTCTTCCATAGAAGCATGTTGTTCTTCAGATGAACCGGCTATCGTTTGCATACTTGAAGAATTCTCTTTCACAGCCATAGATATTTGATTAATTGATGTATCAACTTCCATTACATCACTTGTCATTTTATTTGATAATTCCACCATACCATGTACTTTTGACACGATATCATTTGCAGATTTTGAAATTTCATAAAAACTTTGTTTTGTATCATTCGCAACCTGAATCCCTGACTGCACTTCAACTCCTACTTCATTCATAGCTTTTACAGTCTCATGTACATCTGCTTGTATTTCATTAATTAAACTTCCAATTTCCATTGAAGATTCGGATGATTGCTCCGCTAACTTCCTGACTTCATCGGCGACAATTGCAAAGCCACGCCCCTGTTCTCCTGCCCTTGCCGCTTCAATCGCTGCATTCAATGCTAATAAATTTGTTTGTGCTGCAATATTTTGAATTACTTCTAATATACTTCCGATTTGCTGCGATTTCTTATCTAATAATTTAATTACATTATCAGATTGAGAAACAGAATGATGGATTGACTGCATTTGCGTTACAGTTTGTTCTACTAATTGTTCACCCTCATTGGCTTTTTGTTTTGTGTATAAGGATGAAGCCGATACTTCAGAAGCATTATCAGCTACGCATTGAATGTTTCGTGTTACCTCACCAATTAATTTCGCTCCAGACGCCACTTCATTATTTTGAACTTCTGCACTATTCGATATTTCTTCCATTTCTTTTGTAATTTGTTCTGTCGCAACACTGGCTTGCTCTACGCTAGCGGTTAGTTCCTCAGATGAAGCAGCCACATGTCCTGCAGATGTGTTAATTTGAGAAATTATATTACGTAAAGACTCTGCCATTGTATTGAAACTACCACCTAATTGACCAAGTTCATCCTTTGAACGAATATTTATTTTCTCAGTTAAATCTCCACGACTAATTCTTTGAGCTGAAATAACTAATTGTCTTAATGGATTAATAATAGATTTAAGAATGAAGAAAATTACAATTCCACCTAACAACAATGAAGCCCCTATTATAGTGAGCGTTTTATAAAAAATAGGATTGGTAGCTTCTTCAATTTCTTTAATAGGCATTACACCAGCTATTTTCCAACCTGTTTTTTTTGTTTGTTTTAAAGCTTATGTTTCGATCCTCACCATTAAGGCTATAAGTAATTACTCCATCTTCTTTCTTGTATAGTTCATCTGCTAATGATTTCTCTAATTTCTCACCTGGCTTAAGTGTAGGATGAACAACTATAGTCTTATCTTGACTTACTATAGATACAAATCCTTGTTTTCCTATTTTTATCATTTTAGAAGTTTTTACGATATCATTAATATTCAAGTCCACACCAATGACACCACTTTTATCAGCATTTTGCTTTGCAATTGCTATTACCATATTGCCTGTAGCCTTTGATTTATAGGGAGACGAAACAATAATCTCTCCATTAGCTTTTACTGCATCCTTATACCAACTACTTTCTAATGGGTTAAATCCTTCAGGTATTTTTCCAACGGGCGCATGAATAAATTGATTATTACTAGATGTAGTATAAATTGTTTCTATCTCTGGATGTAACTGTATATATTGATCAAATTTACCTTGCACATTTTGCAATTGGTCAGCGTTATAATCACCTTGTGTAAGTATCTTTGCAAAATGAGTTACATCTACATGTTTATTTTCTAATTCATCATCAACTATCTTATTTAAAATACTCACATTATCTTTCGCAGTTTGTAGAATTGTTTCATTAAGATCTGTTTTTGCTTTATCATAAGACGATACTCCTACGATAAGACTTGGTATAATTAATATTGCAATAAATGCCATAGACAACTTCGTTTTAAGCTTCATTTGTTCCAATCTTTCTTTTATTTTAAACACTCTCTACTTCTCCCTTTCATTCTTACAACTGATTTAGTTTATTTAATCGTTTGCTCCTTTATTTTTTCTACATTCATTTATGGAATTATTCAAAATGAAATTACCGTTGCATCCTTTTACATACATCTTCTTATATAACAATTTAGTTTTTACAAGCGGAGTTTTATCTATCCACCTTTCGAATATGTTATTTTGCTATATTAAGCAATGTTAAGGCTACGAATTATTCTAAATTACCTGGATGAAACATAGACTTCATTTAAAAGATTATTTTTGACTTTAATTGGATCAAAAGTTTAATCTAGAACTATTCAAATTTGATGAAATCCTTACCATAATAAACGCCTAAAACTTAACTAAGTGAATTTATTTTTTTGATAATTATGCTTAACAGCTTTTTAACCACTCTAACTGCTTCACTTCATTCATTTATCTATTTACTACAGCCACTTTTGGATTATCGGAA
This genomic window from Bacillus anthracis str. Vollum contains:
- a CDS encoding fascin domain-containing protein, with the protein product MKRFITHANGNKIFKKLVLMVLPMVLMIMMITPSNGALAADQSNTGSLKGVSLFNGSWTVAIQAANLQYVSAEPSGNVVANPSAVNKWEKFELIPTGELYTFALKTKSNGKYVSFEPNGRVVADRTSIGAWEKFILYNGGDNRIYVLQALSNGRFISANGGRELTANSYVAGSWERFIIVYF
- a CDS encoding Y-family DNA polymerase → MYDYSILPNRIILCVDLRSFYASVSCIKMGLDPLHTKLAVVGDMNRNGSIVLAATPPLKAMGVKKLARLYEIPRQKDILIVNPIMGTYIKCSNYITKLALQYVPIEDFHQYSIDEFFMDITDSIHLFARNPNEFALQFKREIYEHTRIECTIGIAPNLLMSKVALDIEAKKNKDGVAYWTYEDIPTKLWSIRPLSKFWGISHKTETKLNQKGIHSIGDLANYPLKYLKQSFGVIGEELHLHSNGIDFSRISEKYVPVTTSIGKSQILMRDYTIEEFPIILLEHTEEVCYRLRQQNKLAQTVQFSIGYSKSYSGGFSKTHTLSRPTNLTMDIYQVCLYFLNQQYTGEPIRSITISLTKLIGEGEEQISLFDNIIQREKEIKLTKVMDEIRTKFGKNSILRGISYTNNATARYRNTLLGGHKA
- a CDS encoding YolD-like family protein, whose amino-acid sequence is MNNANMPKGRGMIKWTPFAAMPEQFVGIREMIKEKTKVARPILTSEEKELIENMLLCSLLSEEEILITYYEDGYLLTNYMTVIDIYPLHSSIICTDAFYNKMTIQFSNIIDVK